Within the Barnesiella intestinihominis YIT 11860 genome, the region GTCGAATATCTCTGGTCCCGCACCCCATTGTTTATCCACTTTATCACCCCACGTAGGAAGTAATCCCACATAAAGCCCTTTCTCCCCGGCTATTTCTAAAACACGATCTACCCACTTGAAATAATCAGGATCGGGAGTAGACGGAGAACCGTTTATCAATGGCCTGTTAATCCCGTCCGAACCATCGAGCTCGGACAATATAACCGTTTGAATCACCGTAAACCCTTTGGTTCGACGATTTTCCATATACAGTTCCACCTCTGGTTCGTTCAATCGATAAATCAACTCCCAAGCCGTATCTCCCAAATAGAGAAACGGAGTTCCATCGGTATGTTGCAAAAAACGCCCGTTGGGAGACACACACAAGTCTCCGTGAGAAAAATCGACCGATTTACCCGACCAACTATCCGCTCGTACTTCGACAAGAGCCGGGACAATCCATGCAAGAAACAATATGAATACATGCCGGGGCATATTGATCTTATTTTTGCGTTGTCAAATATTTACCCACTACTTCCATCTGCGGACGGTCTTTCCCGTCTACCGGAGTAATCGCCATAAATTCGTCTTTCGGCCACCACGGTCCGGCAGCCCAATAACAACCGTTTATATCGTTTTCCTGCAAGTAAGACAGAAATTTATCCAATACAAGGTTCCAACGCGAATCACTATCGGGAATACCATACTCACCGACCATGCCTTCGAATTTATTGGCTTTCAGCCATTCCACAAAGGGACGCACACGGTCTATACCCTTTTCAAGATAGCAAGAATCTTCATCATATCCACGTTTGTAAGTACCAGAAGCATCTGCATCGAAATAGACATGTGCCTCGAATGCCAACTTATCGGCAGGATCTTTCAAATATTTCAACGTATCGCTAAGTTCAACCCAACGTTCAGCCGAACTCCAATGATTGCCCCCCACCATAATACGAGTATCCATATCGACCGTACGAATGGAGTCTATACACAATTGCGCCATCTCGAACCAAGTTGTGCAAGAATCCAAATCATGAGGTTCGTTCATCAACCCATAAGCATAAATATTGTCAAATGATTTAAATTCCGTAGCCAGCGATTTCCAGAACGAAGCCAAATGTTCCGGTGTCAACCCGTTTGTCCCGATAATCGTATGCTCGCCATTCATATAACGACGACAATAGTTATGCAAGTCCAACATGACAACCATGTCTCGCTCTGCTGCCGCAGCAACAAAATCTTTCATTTTGTCGAGATCATGACGATTCAGTTCTCCGTTCAATTCATATTGTAAACGTTCCCATTTAAATGGGAAACGCACTAATTTCAATCCCTTCTCATTCCAATAATCCAAATCGGAAGCCTGAGGATAGGTATAATCGGTATTATATACACCCGGGAAATTAGAACCGAAGTCGGCACAAGCCATATTTACACCATAAGGTTTACCTTCCGTTTTAGCTACCTTATTGCTACAACTGCACAATAACAAACCTAACGCAACTACAAAAACTACTCTTTTCATACAATATCTGTTTTCCTAATTTATATTCCAACCTTTCACACAAACCGGATAATCGACATTCACCTCGATAATTTGCGACTCTCCCGGATCGAGCCACAAATAGTTTTTCGACGCAATAAATTCATGAGCATATCTGGGGGATTCCACATAAACACCTATGGCCGGCAGTTTCCCGACATTCGTCACCGTTATCTGTCGCCCATCTCTCTTCATAGTAATCTCTGTACGAGGCATCGACATAATTATCCCTCGACGAACTTCATAATTGGTAAAATAATAATTACGAGATAATCGTTTACCCTCCGAACAAACATCGACAACAAAAAACAGCATGGTCGATTTCGTCTGTGCTCGATTCAAATTGAGATTACCCAATTTTTTTACGGTTTCCAATTCGCTATGCCCATCGAAGTCCCGACATACGACAGTATCCAATCGATCATTATAAACTGTCACCGATACCGTGTAATCTTTACCGTTCAACTGACGGCAGTCGTCGAGTAAATACAACGGCAACGATACTTCTTGGCTCGACAAATTCGTCCGGTCGAAAAGCAAAACTCCCGTCAATGGTGCAAAAGATTTCTGCACGAAATAATGTACCGGTTTAATCGCTCCGTAGTAATCGACACTCGACCAAGAGACACCCGGATAATTATCGTTCATCTTGTAATAAAGAGCTCCGGTTGTTTCGGGCCACAAAGTACGAGCCCGTTCCAACGTATGCCTTACTCCGACAACTTGTGCGAGCTGAGACCCCGTAATAAATTCGGCCAATGTGGTATCGGGCATGAAGTATCCCGAATATTGCGAGAGCTTGCCAAACTCTCCCATTGTCCCGAAAATAGGAGTATGATGACGGAAATGATCGCCCGGACGAGACGGCCATCTATCTTTCTCTTCGGCCAAATAACGTCTCACACTCTCTATATGCGGTAGAGAAGCAATTCCGAACTCTCCCCAAAACGGAGAAGTCATATTTAAATTATGATTCAAATGAGCATCGTCCCACCAGCAATTGTAATTATGATCGCTGCCGCCCCATGCCTCTCCTCGGTGAAACGGGCGGGAACCGTCGAGCTCCAAGCTCAAACGCCCCATCATATCGATAGCCGGCCCGAAAGGTTTATCCGATTCGTTACCGGCGCCCCACATAACCAAAGAGGGGTGGTTTCGGATACGTTTCATATTCCTCACTACCGTCTCCTGTAACATATCGAACGGTTGCGTATTATGGCTGTTCCACGCCGTAGGCCACTCTTGTATCACCATAATGCCATACTTATCGCACAATTCATAAAAATCATCGGTTTCGGGCAATCCTCCACCCCACGCTCTCATCATCTGAATATGCTGACTTTTAGCGATACTTAACAAGCGGTCATATTTTTCTCGCGAAAAATCCATCAAAGCATCCATCGTACACCAACCGGTTCCCTTCACAAACATAGGTTTACCATTAATGACGAAAGTCCAATTATAACGGTCTTCTCGCTCGCCTCCCGGAAACGGAGCCATGTCGATCGTACGAATACCGAACGATGTCTTTTCCACATCGGGGCGAGCTCCGTTACGAGGAATAAATGCGACTGTCATATCGTAAAGAGACTGTTCTCCCATATCATTAGGCCACCAAAGGCGGGGAGCATCTATTTTGAAATCGAATGAAAACTGTTCGGTTTTCTTCGACGAATTAATTTCATGTTCAAAGAATTGAGGAGCACCTTCAAAATTTTTAGGCACGACCCTAATTTGTAATTTACCTTTTAGCGGTGCATTTATTTTTTTGAGAGTCACTGCCAACCGCATATCGCCCTGCAAAGAACGGGTCGATACAAAAGGCGCCTCTATTTCCACCGGAGCCTGTGATTCCAATTTTACCGAACGCCAAATTCCCAATGACGGAATTTGAGCATAGTGCCAACCATAAACACAATTAAACACCACGGTATACTTCCAACTTTCATTAGCGTTAGGAGGCCAATTCCCTAAAAACATCTGAGGAATCGGATCGAGTTTCACCACAAGCGTGTTTTCCTTTTTCAAATATTTCTTCACAGCGAAATCGGGTCCTCCGAACATTCCCTCGTGAGAACCCAGTTTTTTCCCATTCAGCCAAACGGTACAACGATTCGCTACACCGCCGAATGAAAGAATAGGATTTTCAAGCGGTTCATTCAATGTAAATTTTTTACTAAACCACCATGTCTTGTAACT harbors:
- a CDS encoding glycoside hydrolase family 5 protein — its product is MKRVVFVVALGLLLCSCSNKVAKTEGKPYGVNMACADFGSNFPGVYNTDYTYPQASDLDYWNEKGLKLVRFPFKWERLQYELNGELNRHDLDKMKDFVAAAAERDMVVMLDLHNYCRRYMNGEHTIIGTNGLTPEHLASFWKSLATEFKSFDNIYAYGLMNEPHDLDSCTTWFEMAQLCIDSIRTVDMDTRIMVGGNHWSSAERWVELSDTLKYLKDPADKLAFEAHVYFDADASGTYKRGYDEDSCYLEKGIDRVRPFVEWLKANKFEGMVGEYGIPDSDSRWNLVLDKFLSYLQENDINGCYWAAGPWWPKDEFMAITPVDGKDRPQMEVVGKYLTTQK
- a CDS encoding glycoside hydrolase family 2 protein, with product MKRFITGSFLVLMSILSGFPVQAGKSLDEIDRESFAAKYTLSELPGISMIPVLSVDTVRSPESLSLDGIWLMAEGGDEKFRLKDVWTDAVEAVVPGSVHTALLMNRIIPDPYIGQNDSIAEQQSYKTWWFSKKFTLNEPLENPILSFGGVANRCTVWLNGKKLGSHEGMFGGPDFAVKKYLKKENTLVVKLDPIPQMFLGNWPPNANESWKYTVVFNCVYGWHYAQIPSLGIWRSVKLESQAPVEIEAPFVSTRSLQGDMRLAVTLKKINAPLKGKLQIRVVPKNFEGAPQFFEHEINSSKKTEQFSFDFKIDAPRLWWPNDMGEQSLYDMTVAFIPRNGARPDVEKTSFGIRTIDMAPFPGGEREDRYNWTFVINGKPMFVKGTGWCTMDALMDFSREKYDRLLSIAKSQHIQMMRAWGGGLPETDDFYELCDKYGIMVIQEWPTAWNSHNTQPFDMLQETVVRNMKRIRNHPSLVMWGAGNESDKPFGPAIDMMGRLSLELDGSRPFHRGEAWGGSDHNYNCWWDDAHLNHNLNMTSPFWGEFGIASLPHIESVRRYLAEEKDRWPSRPGDHFRHHTPIFGTMGEFGKLSQYSGYFMPDTTLAEFITGSQLAQVVGVRHTLERARTLWPETTGALYYKMNDNYPGVSWSSVDYYGAIKPVHYFVQKSFAPLTGVLLFDRTNLSSQEVSLPLYLLDDCRQLNGKDYTVSVTVYNDRLDTVVCRDFDGHSELETVKKLGNLNLNRAQTKSTMLFFVVDVCSEGKRLSRNYYFTNYEVRRGIIMSMPRTEITMKRDGRQITVTNVGKLPAIGVYVESPRYAHEFIASKNYLWLDPGESQIIEVNVDYPVCVKGWNIN